In a single window of the Nycticebus coucang isolate mNycCou1 chromosome 13, mNycCou1.pri, whole genome shotgun sequence genome:
- the LOC128563205 gene encoding inositol monophosphatase 1-like produces the protein MADPWQECMDYAITLARQAGEVVREALKNEKNVMLKSSPVDLVTATDQKIEKMLISSIKEKFPSHSFIGEESVAAGEKSILTDNPTWIIDPIDGTTNFVHRFPFVAVSIGFTVNKKVEFGVVYSCVEDKMYTAKKGKGAFCNGQKLQVSEQEDITKSLLVTELGSTRTPDIVKTTVSNMEKLFCIPVHGIRGVGTAALNMCLVATGGADAYFEMGIHCWDIAGAAIIVTEAGGVLLDVTGGPFDLMSRRVVAANNRTLAEKIIKEIEVVPFQRDDEE, from the exons ATGGCCGATCCTTGGCAGGAATGCATGGATTATGCTATAACCCTAGCAAGACAAGCTGGAGAG GTGGTCCGTGAagctctaaaaaatgaaaagaacgtTATGCTGAAAAGCTCTCCTGTTGATTTGGTGACCGCAACTgaccaaaaaattgaaaaaatgctcatctcttCCATAAAGGAAAAGTTTCCATCTCACAG TTTCATTGGTGAGGAGTCTGTGGCAGCTGGGGAAAAAAGCATCTTAACTGACAACCCCACGTGGATCATTGACCCTATTGATGGAACAACTAACTTTGTACATAG aTTTCCTTTTGTAGCTGTTTCGATTGGCTTTACTGTGAATAAAAAG GTGGAATTTGGAGTTGTGTACAGCTGTGTGGAAGATAAGATGTACACTGCCAAGAAAGGAAAAGGTGCCTTTTGCAATGGTCAAAAACTACAGGTTTCAGAGCAGGAAG ATATTACCAAATCACTCCTGGTGACTGAGTTGGGCTCTACCAGAACACCAGATATTGTGAAAACAACTGTTTCTAATATGGAAAAGCTTTTTTGCATTCCTGTTCATGG GATCCGTGGTGTTGGAACAGCAGCTCTTAACATGTGCCTTGTGGCAACTGGAGGAGCAGATGCGTATTTTGAAATGGGAATCCACTGCTGGGATATCGCAGGAGCTGCCATTATCGTTACTGAAGCTGGTGGAGTGCTACTGGACGTTACAG GTGGACCATTTGACTTGATGTCACGAAGAGTAGTTGCTGCAAATAATAGAACACTAGCAGAAAAGATAATCAAAGAAATTGAGGTAGTACCTTTTCAACGAGATGATGAAGAATGA